The Hemicordylus capensis ecotype Gifberg chromosome 6, rHemCap1.1.pri, whole genome shotgun sequence genome window below encodes:
- the CDKL2 gene encoding cyclin-dependent kinase-like 2 isoform X8: MEKYEILGLVGEGSYGMVMKCRNKETGRIVAIKKFLESEDDKMVKKIAMREIKLLKQLRHENLVNLLEVCKKKKRWYLVFEFVDHTVLDDLEMFPNGLDYNRVRKYLFQIIKGIGFCHSHNIIHRDIKPENILVSHSGIIKLCDFGFARTLAAPGETYTDYVATRWYRAPELLVGDIKYGKAVDIWAVGCLVTEMLIGEPLFPGDSDIDQLYHIMKNLGNLIPRHQELFYKNPLFAGVRLPEIKEVEPLEKRYPKLSAAVIEFTKRCLQIDPDKRPSCADLLQCDLFIKDDFAERFTQELKAKIQKERDHPLPKKSKISRKDKDDSGDERKMLLIQKILCLKTDWIPAYQPCEENQVSWPKVTQD, from the exons ATGGAAAAATATGAGATCCTTGGGCTTGTGGGAGAAGGAAGCTATGGCATGGTGATGAAATGCAGGAACAAGGAGACTGGAAGAATAGTCGCCATCAAGAAATTTTTGGAAAGTGAGGATGATAAGATGGTTAAAAAAATTGCCATGAGAGAAATCAAGCTTCTCAAG CAATTAAGGCATGAGAACTTGGTGAACCTGCTGGAAGTCTGCAAGAAGAAAAAACGATGGTACTTGGTGTTTGAATTTGTGGACCACACAGTCCTTGATGATCTTGAGATGTTTCCAAATGGCCTGGATTACAATAGAGTTCGGAAATACTTATTTCAGATTATAAAGGGGATCGGATTTTGCCATAGCCATAAT ATCATACACAGAGATATTAAACCTGAGAATATACTGGTCTCCCATTCGGGAATTATCAAACTTTGCGactttggttttgctcgaacacTAGCAGCCCCAGGTGAAACTTACACAGATTATGTGGCAACACGGTGGTATCGAGCTCCTGAGCTATTGGTTGGAGATATCAAATATGGCAA GGCTGTTGATATTTGGGCCGTTGGCTGCCTGGTAACAGAAATGCTTATAGGAGAGCCCTTGTTCCCTGGAGACTCTGATATTGACCAGTTATACCATATCATGAAAAATCTGG GTAACTTAATCCCAAGGCACCAAGAATTGTTCTATAAAAACCCTCTATTTGCTGGAGTGAGGTTGCCTGAGATCAAGGAAGTTGAACCTCTTGAAAAACGGTATCCCAAGCTCTCTGCTGCAGTCATAGAATTTACTAAG CGGTGTCTGCAGATTGATCCAGACAAAAGGCCATCCTGTGCTGACTTGCTCCAGTGTGATCTGTTTATCAAAGATGATTTTGCCGAAAG ATTTACTCAGGAGCTTAAAGCAAAGATTCAAAAAGAAAGAGACCACCCATTGCCCAAGAAATCAAAAATAAGCAGGAAAGACAAAGATGACTCTGGTGATGAAAGAAAAATGCTTTTAATCCAG AAAATCTTATGTTTGAAGACTGACTGGATCCCTgcttat
- the CDKL2 gene encoding cyclin-dependent kinase-like 2 isoform X10, which yields MEKYEILGLVGEGSYGMVMKCRNKETGRIVAIKKFLESEDDKMVKKIAMREIKLLKQLRHENLVNLLEVCKKKKRWYLVFEFVDHTVLDDLEMFPNGLDYNRVRKYLFQIIKGIGFCHSHNIIHRDIKPENILVSHSGIIKLCDFGFARTLAAPGETYTDYVATRWYRAPELLVGDIKYGKAVDIWAVGCLVTEMLIGEPLFPGDSDIDQLYHIMKNLGNLIPRHQELFYKNPLFAGVRLPEIKEVEPLEKRYPKLSAAVIEFTKRCLQIDPDKRPSCADLLQCDLFIKDDFAERFTQELKAKIQKERDHPLPKKSKISRKDKDDSGDERKMLLIQD from the exons ATGGAAAAATATGAGATCCTTGGGCTTGTGGGAGAAGGAAGCTATGGCATGGTGATGAAATGCAGGAACAAGGAGACTGGAAGAATAGTCGCCATCAAGAAATTTTTGGAAAGTGAGGATGATAAGATGGTTAAAAAAATTGCCATGAGAGAAATCAAGCTTCTCAAG CAATTAAGGCATGAGAACTTGGTGAACCTGCTGGAAGTCTGCAAGAAGAAAAAACGATGGTACTTGGTGTTTGAATTTGTGGACCACACAGTCCTTGATGATCTTGAGATGTTTCCAAATGGCCTGGATTACAATAGAGTTCGGAAATACTTATTTCAGATTATAAAGGGGATCGGATTTTGCCATAGCCATAAT ATCATACACAGAGATATTAAACCTGAGAATATACTGGTCTCCCATTCGGGAATTATCAAACTTTGCGactttggttttgctcgaacacTAGCAGCCCCAGGTGAAACTTACACAGATTATGTGGCAACACGGTGGTATCGAGCTCCTGAGCTATTGGTTGGAGATATCAAATATGGCAA GGCTGTTGATATTTGGGCCGTTGGCTGCCTGGTAACAGAAATGCTTATAGGAGAGCCCTTGTTCCCTGGAGACTCTGATATTGACCAGTTATACCATATCATGAAAAATCTGG GTAACTTAATCCCAAGGCACCAAGAATTGTTCTATAAAAACCCTCTATTTGCTGGAGTGAGGTTGCCTGAGATCAAGGAAGTTGAACCTCTTGAAAAACGGTATCCCAAGCTCTCTGCTGCAGTCATAGAATTTACTAAG CGGTGTCTGCAGATTGATCCAGACAAAAGGCCATCCTGTGCTGACTTGCTCCAGTGTGATCTGTTTATCAAAGATGATTTTGCCGAAAG ATTTACTCAGGAGCTTAAAGCAAAGATTCAAAAAGAAAGAGACCACCCATTGCCCAAGAAATCAAAAATAAGCAGGAAAGACAAAGATGACTCTGGTGATGAAAGAAAAATGCTTTTAATCCAG
- the CDKL2 gene encoding cyclin-dependent kinase-like 2 isoform X9, producing MEKYEILGLVGEGSYGMVMKCRNKETGRIVAIKKFLESEDDKMVKKIAMREIKLLKQLRHENLVNLLEVCKKKKRWYLVFEFVDHTVLDDLEMFPNGLDYNRVRKYLFQIIKGIGFCHSHNIIHRDIKPENILVSHSGIIKLCDFGFARTLAAPGETYTDYVATRWYRAPELLVGDIKYGKAVDIWAVGCLVTEMLIGEPLFPGDSDIDQLYHIMKNLGNLIPRHQELFYKNPLFAGVRLPEIKEVEPLEKRYPKLSAAVIEFTKRCLQIDPDKRPSCADLLQCDLFIKDDFAERFTQELKAKIQKERDHPLPKKSKISRKDKDDSGDERKMLLIQQPCEENQVSWPKVTQD from the exons ATGGAAAAATATGAGATCCTTGGGCTTGTGGGAGAAGGAAGCTATGGCATGGTGATGAAATGCAGGAACAAGGAGACTGGAAGAATAGTCGCCATCAAGAAATTTTTGGAAAGTGAGGATGATAAGATGGTTAAAAAAATTGCCATGAGAGAAATCAAGCTTCTCAAG CAATTAAGGCATGAGAACTTGGTGAACCTGCTGGAAGTCTGCAAGAAGAAAAAACGATGGTACTTGGTGTTTGAATTTGTGGACCACACAGTCCTTGATGATCTTGAGATGTTTCCAAATGGCCTGGATTACAATAGAGTTCGGAAATACTTATTTCAGATTATAAAGGGGATCGGATTTTGCCATAGCCATAAT ATCATACACAGAGATATTAAACCTGAGAATATACTGGTCTCCCATTCGGGAATTATCAAACTTTGCGactttggttttgctcgaacacTAGCAGCCCCAGGTGAAACTTACACAGATTATGTGGCAACACGGTGGTATCGAGCTCCTGAGCTATTGGTTGGAGATATCAAATATGGCAA GGCTGTTGATATTTGGGCCGTTGGCTGCCTGGTAACAGAAATGCTTATAGGAGAGCCCTTGTTCCCTGGAGACTCTGATATTGACCAGTTATACCATATCATGAAAAATCTGG GTAACTTAATCCCAAGGCACCAAGAATTGTTCTATAAAAACCCTCTATTTGCTGGAGTGAGGTTGCCTGAGATCAAGGAAGTTGAACCTCTTGAAAAACGGTATCCCAAGCTCTCTGCTGCAGTCATAGAATTTACTAAG CGGTGTCTGCAGATTGATCCAGACAAAAGGCCATCCTGTGCTGACTTGCTCCAGTGTGATCTGTTTATCAAAGATGATTTTGCCGAAAG ATTTACTCAGGAGCTTAAAGCAAAGATTCAAAAAGAAAGAGACCACCCATTGCCCAAGAAATCAAAAATAAGCAGGAAAGACAAAGATGACTCTGGTGATGAAAGAAAAATGCTTTTAATCCAG